Sequence from the Gammaproteobacteria bacterium genome:
GACCATAAGACCGTAAAAACCCTCGGATCCTTGCAAACGCGCCGCACTCGGTCGTTGTTTCCGGGGAGCGGAGCTTCAGGGGCCGAAGATATGATCCTCACACCTCCTGTGGTCGGTGCGCGCCCCGGATCAATCCCCGTGAATCGTGATCCGGTAACGCCGGATGTCTCCGTTGGTGCGCACGATATCTCCAGATCGCAGGGAGAAATCGCCCGTTCGCCTGTCGCGGTAGTACAGTGCCAGGGTTTCCCGGATTACCGGGAAGGCGATCTTGTCCCAGGGGATGACCTCCTCCTCGAACAGTCTCACGTCCAGACTCTCTGCACCCGGACCGAACTCCAGATCCTGCAGCGCGCCCCGGAAGATCAGATACACCTGGTTGATGTGCGGTAGATTGAAAATCGTGTACAGCCCTTTGAGCGTCACGTGCGCATTCGCCTCTTCTACGGTCTCGCGACAGGCGGCCTGCAGGGTTGTCTCGCCGTTCTCCATGAATCCCGCGGGCAAGGTCCACAGACCGTAGCGCGGCTCGATGGCGCGCCGGCACAGAAGAATCTTATCTTCCCACTCGGGGAGACAACCGGCCACGATCCGGGGATTCTGATAGTGGATGGCCCCGCATGCGCTACAGACGTGACGGGGTCGGTTGTCACCCTCTGGAACGATGAATTCGACTTCCGATGCGCAATTACTGCAGTACTTCATCGATGAGTCCATTGTGAAAATCGCGATTCTGGAATTTCTACCCATTGGACCGACGCGTTACCGGCGGGTTCTCGAGGCCTGTTGCATATGGACAACAAGAGCCGAATCTGCGACGGGTTCGAGCGCAGGAACCGATCTCGACAACTCTGGAATAGACCCGGAGTCACACGCTAAAGCATAATGCCGCGCAGTCAACAACGAACACCCGCCGGGTAGTCATCCGACAAATTCACCGCTGGAGTTACGCCATGCCGAAATTACCCGTACATTCGTTGCATCACGATTTCTACCTTGTCCTGTTTCTGCTCCTGATCAGCCAGGGAGTCTCTGCAGCAACCGGTAAACCCAATATCCTTGTCATCTTCGGTGATGATATCGGGATGTACAACATCGGCGCCTACCACCGGGGATTGCTCGGCGGAAAGACACCTAATCTCGACCGCATCGCGGGGGAGGGCGCGATGTTCACGGACTACTACGCCCAGCAAAGTTGTACGGCAGGGCGAGCCGCGTTCATCACGGGTCAGCACCCCTACCGCACCGGCATGCTGACCATCG
This genomic interval carries:
- a CDS encoding NUDIX hydrolase — translated: MKYCSNCASEVEFIVPEGDNRPRHVCSACGAIHYQNPRIVAGCLPEWEDKILLCRRAIEPRYGLWTLPAGFMENGETTLQAACRETVEEANAHVTLKGLYTIFNLPHINQVYLIFRGALQDLEFGPGAESLDVRLFEEEVIPWDKIAFPVIRETLALYYRDRRTGDFSLRSGDIVRTNGDIRRYRITIHGD